A genome region from Opitutaceae bacterium includes the following:
- a CDS encoding MFS transporter gives MVEDASQNAIHLLNAPILNMTLGMSPAALSTLVFLQRACDAFTDPIVGAYSDNFRSRWGRRRPRMLVTAPLLAACFVAIWFFPRGAGPVHLYAHVIVFYSAHSLYCVPLAGLALEATDDCHERTRPGLWRP, from the coding sequence ATGGTGGAGGACGCGAGTCAGAACGCGATCCACCTGCTCAATGCACCGATCCTCAACATGACGCTTGGCATGAGTCCGGCGGCGCTCAGCACGCTGGTGTTCCTGCAGCGCGCGTGCGACGCGTTCACCGATCCGATCGTCGGGGCGTACTCGGACAACTTCCGTTCGCGCTGGGGTCGGCGTCGCCCGCGGATGCTCGTCACCGCGCCGCTGCTGGCCGCCTGCTTCGTGGCGATCTGGTTTTTTCCGCGCGGTGCGGGGCCCGTGCACCTGTATGCGCACGTGATAGTGTTCTATTCCGCGCACTCCCTGTACTGCGTGCCACTTGCGGGGCTCGCGCTCGAGGCGACCGATGATTGCCACGAACGCACACGCCCGGGACTTTGGCGGCCATGA
- a CDS encoding DUF1593 domain-containing protein: MRFISRIRLCQNSWQDTGAVWLWKNVPELFFIQFRPLGAAMYLAGDPALRDGDWVRKHVSQGHGPLGAGYPPANATGKRELRVKEGDSPTFLYLLSTLGLSSPEHPEWGSWGGRFRLIDGGGRRHYAPAEDDLPGTVDSRKRLQWTLARWQRAFASDFAARMDWCVKPREEANHAPRAVVDGDGSAGIIQIVVRAGERLAFDAGGSGDPDGDRLRFRWWQYREAGTFPGVVALEGANSEKVQLAAPEAEAGQTVHLILEVTDEGEPSLTSYRRIVLTLSSSLAVD; encoded by the coding sequence ATGCGTTTCATCTCAAGGATCAGACTCTGCCAGAACAGTTGGCAGGACACGGGCGCGGTCTGGCTGTGGAAGAATGTGCCGGAGCTCTTTTTCATTCAATTCCGTCCACTCGGGGCTGCGATGTACCTGGCGGGCGACCCGGCGTTGAGGGACGGAGACTGGGTGCGGAAACACGTGTCTCAGGGACACGGCCCGCTGGGAGCGGGCTATCCTCCTGCCAATGCCACCGGGAAGAGAGAGCTACGTGTCAAGGAGGGCGATTCGCCAACGTTTCTCTACCTCCTGTCCACGCTCGGACTTTCCTCGCCCGAGCATCCCGAGTGGGGAAGCTGGGGTGGGAGATTCCGCCTGATTGATGGTGGGGGGCGCAGGCATTACGCGCCTGCGGAGGATGATCTACCGGGAACAGTGGATTCGCGGAAGCGTTTGCAATGGACGCTCGCGCGATGGCAGCGGGCGTTCGCCAGCGATTTCGCGGCGCGCATGGACTGGTGCGTGAAACCGCGGGAGGAGGCAAATCATGCGCCGCGGGCGGTAGTGGACGGGGATGGCTCTGCGGGGATCATCCAAATAGTCGTGCGAGCTGGCGAGCGGCTTGCCTTTGATGCCGGAGGCTCGGGCGATCCTGACGGCGACCGCCTGCGCTTTCGCTGGTGGCAATACCGCGAAGCGGGAACGTTTCCTGGCGTTGTGGCACTTGAGGGCGCCAATTCTGAAAAAGTGCAATTGGCCGCTCCGGAGGCGGAAGCCGGACAGACTGTGCACCTGATCCTGGAAGTCACCGACGAAGGCGAGCCTTCGCTCACCTCCTATCGCCGGATTGTTCTGACTCTGTCTTCCTCTCTTGCGGTTGACTGA
- a CDS encoding DUF1593 domain-containing protein: MNTESACFHQLLPTVRLVLILALFCAGCQFGLGAAAQRRPADERPRLLVLSDYFKDPDDKQSMIRLLVYANEFQIEGLVATSLAYGDGSVRPDLMREQIAEYGQVLPMLRQHERAGHEYPSAEKLNNLVKAGAPVVRRGAPGRKGFPVPYPVGEFDSRASDAAEQWIGERGQPRASQHISRSSIAMIRGHLDCCLGPGGPCARHQ; this comes from the coding sequence ATGAACACCGAGTCTGCCTGTTTCCATCAACTCCTCCCCACGGTTCGTCTGGTTCTGATCCTCGCCCTCTTTTGCGCCGGATGCCAGTTCGGTCTTGGCGCGGCCGCGCAGCGACGACCTGCTGATGAACGACCGCGGTTGCTTGTCCTTTCGGATTACTTCAAGGACCCGGACGACAAGCAGTCGATGATCCGCCTTCTTGTCTACGCGAACGAGTTCCAGATCGAAGGACTCGTTGCAACATCGCTCGCCTATGGCGACGGCTCGGTCCGTCCGGACCTGATGCGTGAACAGATCGCCGAGTATGGCCAGGTCCTTCCGATGCTCAGGCAGCACGAGCGCGCCGGGCATGAGTATCCGTCGGCGGAAAAGTTGAACAACCTTGTAAAGGCTGGGGCGCCGGTGGTTCGGAGAGGCGCGCCTGGGCGGAAGGGTTTCCCGGTTCCGTATCCGGTGGGTGAATTCGATTCCCGGGCGAGTGACGCGGCGGAGCAATGGATCGGCGAAAGAGGACAGCCCAGGGCGTCGCAGCATATCTCGCGATCATCGATCGCGATGATCCGCGGCCATCTGGATTGTTGTCTGGGTCCGGGCGGACCTTGCGCGCGCCATCAATGA
- a CDS encoding LacI family DNA-binding transcriptional regulator, with the protein MAAGKNASTMGDVGRAAGCHPSTVSLALRGDPRIPKRTRERVLMAAARLDYHVNPMISAWVSARRAGRPAGNRVSAVFLNCLPAALPWRTSQHFRSIYSGAREQSERHGFSLDELPWCDYARMPSHLNKVLLTRSVQGIIVGPTLEHHDMTGIDWGRFALVTIGYGLRTPALHRVTEDHHLGMNMAFEFCLEAGHRRIGLALTRQHNAMRRERWISAFLFEQFQNLEAGDRLPVYESRTSAPAMEGWLRKHKPDILLVDDLSVWRNVGVKTLGFALSDGRGDPGVRENNQGIGRHAADLMVSLVIRNERGIPGMRQTVLVEPSLA; encoded by the coding sequence ATGGCAGCCGGAAAGAATGCCTCGACAATGGGTGACGTGGGCCGTGCGGCCGGCTGCCATCCGAGCACGGTTTCCCTCGCGCTGCGCGGCGATCCGCGCATTCCGAAAAGAACCCGGGAGCGGGTGCTCATGGCTGCGGCCCGGTTGGACTATCACGTGAATCCCATGATATCCGCGTGGGTGAGCGCGCGCCGGGCGGGGCGCCCGGCCGGCAACCGCGTGTCGGCGGTTTTTCTGAACTGCCTGCCCGCCGCTTTGCCATGGAGAACGAGCCAGCATTTCCGGAGCATCTATTCAGGCGCCCGTGAACAGTCTGAACGGCATGGCTTCTCGCTCGATGAATTGCCGTGGTGCGATTATGCGCGGATGCCGTCGCATTTGAACAAGGTGCTTCTCACGCGCAGTGTTCAAGGGATCATCGTGGGGCCGACCCTGGAGCATCACGACATGACCGGCATCGACTGGGGTCGCTTTGCGCTCGTGACGATCGGTTACGGCTTGCGGACGCCTGCGCTGCACCGGGTGACGGAGGATCATCATCTCGGGATGAACATGGCGTTCGAGTTCTGCCTGGAGGCGGGGCACCGCCGCATCGGCCTCGCACTGACGAGACAGCACAATGCGATGCGGCGGGAACGCTGGATCAGCGCCTTCCTTTTCGAGCAGTTTCAGAACCTTGAAGCAGGGGATCGACTGCCAGTCTACGAATCCCGGACCAGTGCGCCCGCGATGGAGGGCTGGTTGCGCAAGCACAAGCCGGACATCCTGCTGGTGGACGATCTCTCCGTTTGGAGGAATGTCGGCGTAAAAACGCTTGGCTTCGCACTGTCCGACGGGCGCGGCGACCCTGGCGTGAGGGAGAACAATCAAGGAATCGGGCGGCATGCGGCGGACCTGATGGTGAGCCTTGTCATTCGAAATGAACGCGGGATTCCCGGCATGCGCCAGACGGTGCTGGTGGAGCCATCGCTGGCCTAG
- a CDS encoding DUF4038 domain-containing protein yields the protein MMLLSELGWGNNGGPPWRDLSAEKINPDYFREVDKRIAWANEQGLTVGVALAWGEKSRREPYAWSQFPDQAARERFARYVSGRYSAFNV from the coding sequence GGAACAATGGCGGGCCTCCTTGGAGGGATTTGAGCGCTGAAAAAATCAATCCGGACTATTTTCGAGAAGTGGACAAGCGCATCGCCTGGGCCAATGAACAAGGATTGACAGTCGGCGTGGCGCTCGCCTGGGGAGAGAAGTCGAGACGTGAACCGTATGCGTGGAGCCAGTTTCCAGACCAGGCAGCCCGGGAGCGTTTTGCGCGCTATGTATCGGGGCGCTATTCGGCCTTCAATGTGTAA